The Synechococcus sp. BL107 nucleotide sequence TTTGGTGTTCATGCGGCAGGTGTGGTGATTGCTGCTGATCCCCTCGATCAACTTGTGCCCCTCCAGCGCAACAACGATGGTCAGGTCATTACTCAATACTTCATGGAAGATGTTGAGTCGATGGGTTTACTCAAGATGGATTTTCTTGGGCTTAAAAACCTCACAATGATCGATAAGACGCTGGAACTTGTTGAGGTTAGTAGCGGGACACGCATCGATCCCGACAAGCTTCCTCCCCAGGATGCCGACACCTTTGCGTTGCTCGCTCGTGGTGATTTAGAGGGGATCTTTCAACTTGAATCAAGCGGCATGCGTCAGATCGTTAGAGATCTGAAGCCCTCATCCCTTGAAGATATTTCATCAATTCTGGCCCTCTATCGGCCTGGTCCGCTTGATGCCGGCTTGATTCCAAAGTTCATTAATCGAAAACATGGCCGCGAGGCGATTGATTTTGCCCACGAGATTCTTGAGCCGATCTTGAGTGAAACCTACGGAATCATGGTTTATCAGGAACAGATTATGCGGATCGCGCAAGATCTAGCGGGATATTCCCTGGGGCAGGCAGACCTCCTGCGTCGGGCGATGGGTAAGAAAAAGGTGTCCGAGATGCAAAAGCATCGCGGCATTTTTGTGGAGGGTGCGAAAGAGCGCGGTGTCGATGTGAAAGTGTCCGACGAATTATTTGATCAGATGGTGCTCTTTGCCGAGTACTGCTTCAACAAGAGTCATTCCACTGCCTACGGAGCGGTGACGTATCAAACCGCCTACTTGAAGGCCCACTACCCAGTGGCCTATATGGCGGCTTTGCTCACCGTGAATGCTGGCGCCGCCGACAAGGTGCAGCGCTACATCTCCAATTGCAATGCCATGGGGATTGAGGTGATGCCTCCCGATCTGAATGCCTCACTCATCGATTTCACTCCCAACGGCGATCGAATTTTGTTCGGCTTGTCGGCGGTTCGAAATCTTGGAGATGGTGCGATCCGGCGCTTGATCGAATCCCGTGAAAATGATGGTCCGTTCCGTTCCTTGGCAGATCTGTGTGATCGCCTTCCATCCAGCGTTTTGAATCGCCGTGGCTTGGAATCCTTAATCCATTGCGGAGCAATGGATGCCATGGATCCGAATGCCAACCGAGCGCAGTTAATGGCAGATCTCGATCTGCTTTTGGATTGGGCCTCCTCTCGAGCAAAGGATCGAGATAGTGGTCAGGGAAATCTGTTCGACCTCATGGCTGCCCCAGCGGAGGACGATGGTCCGACGGATCTCAGCATGGCGCCGAAAGCGGCGCCTGTTCCGGACTATCCCCCCTCTGAAAAGCTCAGACTGGAGAAAGATCTTGTTGGTTTTTATCTTTCAGATCATCCGCTTAAACAGCTCACTCCTTCATCGCGTTTGTTGGCACCCATTGGCTTGGGTTCCTTGGAGGAGCAGCCGGATAAAGCCAAGGTCAGCGCGATCACGATGATCACTGAATTGCGTCAAGTCACGACGCGAAAAGGCGATCGGATGGCCATTTTGCAACTTGAAGATCTCACCGGTAGTTGTGAAGCGGTTGTGTTTCCCAAAAGTTATGCCCGCTTGGCCGACCATCTGATGGCAGAAGCTCGCTTGCTCGTGTGGGCTGGCGTCGATCGACGCGATGAACGTGTTCAGTTGATCATTGACGACTGTCGTGCCATTGATGACCTCAAATTGCTCCTTGTTCAGATTCCCTCTGATCAAGCTAATGACATCGCTGTTCAACATAAATTACGTGAATGTTTGACGCAATATCGTCCTGAGCGCGATGAGCTCGGCGTGAAAGTTCCAGTGGTGGCTGAGGTTTGTCTCGGAGACTCGGTTCGTTATGTTCGGCTTGGTGCACAATTCTGTGTGCGAGATCCAGTTGCTGCCGTGCAAGCATTGAATGATCAATCGTTTACAGCGCGTTGTAGTGATCGGCTTGTGCTGGGTTGATGTATAGCGCTGATTGCTAGACCTGGCTCAACAGAAATATTGGCGAATAGATGTTAACTTTAAGCTTTTATGGCCTATTGTTATCAGTTATTGCATTGATTTCATAAGGTAATTAATTTGTTTAAGGATTTTTGTATGCTGGGGAAGGGATTTTATTGTCCACAGATTTCTTTGTTTTATTGATCTTTTCCGTTTCCCTTTGACTGCTTTTGCGCCCGAATCGATTCACGCATGCGTTGAACATTTGGCTTGAAATTCTCGAATCCCAAAAGAGATCCAGGTTCCTTGTCCCAGCTGGCCGTTAGGACCCCGACGCTCAGGCCAACGAGGCCAAGAACAAAGAAAAAACCCGATCCAACCAACGTTGCACCAGGTGGTATCTCTGCAATATCTCGTGTCACAACGAAGTAGCTGGCAACAAAAACCCCCATGCCCGCAAGGGACGGAAGTCCTGTAAAAATCGCGACGCGACGGGCCATCCGGTCTGCGACATAACGGGGAATGGCTTCTTGCTTCACCCCAGCAGGTTCTTTTGCCGCTTTCCCTGAGCCTTTTGGCTCAAAGGGAAGCGGGCTGCGTTGCTCAGCCATGAGGGATCCCGATCAGCCGCGGATGCCCAGCTTGGAGATGGTCTCGCTGTAGCGCTGCTCGCTCTTGCTGCGCATGTAATTGAGAAGGCGCTTGCGGCGTCCAATCATCTTCAGTAGTCCCTGACGGGAAGAGAAGTCGTGGATGTTGTTCTGAAGATGGCTGCTGAGGCGATTAATGCGCTCACTCAACATGGCCACCTGAACCTCTGCGGAGCCGGTGTCGGTGCCGTGGGTCTGGTGGGAGTTGATCAGCTGTTGCTTTTCGGTGGTATCAAGCGACATGCGCGGGGGGCGGCCCTGTCATTGCAAAAAAGCATCTTACCGACTGATGGCCCCCTTTTCGACGCGAAGTCTCCGATTAAGCGGATTCCCTGCTCAGCCATTGAAGACAACTCCGTAGCCAACCGTCTTGATCGGTGCCGGAGGGCGGCACACCACTGGCCCCATCGGCAATGGCGCGTATGGCTCGGCGAATTTCGAGTTCGTCGTAGCCCAGGCTGATCAGCGTGGCTTCCACGTCCTCTCCCGCTTCGGGGATTTGTTCTGAGGCCAGTCCCTCCACGAGGGATGGTTGGGGATCGAGCCCGCCAAATGCCGCGATCGGGGTGCGCAGGTCGACGGCGAGGCGCTCGGCTGTGCGTTTACCGATGCCTTGGGCTTGGCAAAGCCGTTTGAGGTCTCCACCGCTAATCGCTGCGACCAATTCATGAGGCTTGCATTCATGCAGAAGCGCTAAACCGGCTTGGGGCCCAACGCCATTGACGCCAATCAGCAGGCGAAACAGGTCCCGTTCTTGGCGACAGGGGAAGCCAAATAAGCTGCTTCCATCCTCCCGTTGCACTTGGTGGATCCAAAGGGTGAGTTCACTGTCAGGCTGGAGTTGTTTTTGATGGCGTGAGGTGAGTTGCACCTCGTAGCCCACTCCCGCACACACCAGCAGCACTCCGCTGCGATTTCCCTGGGTCCAGCACTCCATGTGCCGTCCTTGCAGCCAGCCGATCATGGAGAAACGAATCAACCGCGTCATGTTGCCGCAGCTGTCTCTGTCTGTCCCGTCCCAATCCCATCCTGGCAGCGCTCTTTGGCGCTACGTCGTCCATGGGTTGTGCGTGCTCTTGCTGCTTTTGTCGTTGACGGCTTGTGGCGGATCTCAGCCCCCCAGGGCTTTGTTGAATGAGGCGCTCTCCCTGCAGATTCAACTCACCCAAACGGCCATTTCAAAATCCTTGAATCTTCCACCCATTTCGTTGACCCCCAACGTCAGCCGTGTGCGCGTCGAGGAACAAGAAGCCCTCAATCTTGGGGAGGAGCGTGGCCTTCGGGTGTCAGGCCGGTTTGATTGGCAGCTGCCCGGCGATCGCGTGCAGGTCGATAGTCCTTTTGAGGTTTATCTACAGCGGGGTGAGCGTGGCGAGAGCTGGCGGCTGGCGCGGCCAAATGGTCCAGACCAGGATCAACAGTCTTGGTTGCTGTATCCGCTGGGTCAGAGCAAGGCTTAGCGCCCATCGTTTGAATGTTGCCTGTTTGCCTCCATTGCTTGATCGAATGAACTGATCAACCATTTTTATTTTATTGATGTTCTTTTAGTAGGATTTGACTCGTCCTTGGTCTTAAGTTTTTAGTTATTAGGTCCGAGAATGTCTGAACGAAAAAAATTCTCAATATTCCCCTAAAATTAAGCCATTGAGGTGGAATCACTGGCCTTGATTATTGATTCAATCCTTCAAGTTGGCTGATTGTTTTTCGCAGAGAGGCTGATCATCGTCGCAATCAGAACAAGACCGCTTCCGCCAATTTGCCAAAGGCTGATCGATTCAGAAAACCACAGCCAACCCCAGCTCGCAGCAAAAACCACCTGGATGTAATTGATCGATGTGGCCCTTGCCGCGGGGAGGCGACGCAGCCCATCCGTCACCCAGATTTGGCCTAGCTGCGTGAGCACGCCAACGCCCAGAAGCCATATCCACTCCACTCCCATGGGCCAAACCCCTGTTCCGATGACCCAAGGGAGAGTGATCGGAACAGAAATGAGTGGGAAATACAGAATGATCACCAGGGGGTGTTCGGTGGCCGATAACCGGCGCACACTCACATATGCCAAGGCTGTGAACAGCGCACCCAAGATGCCAATCAGAGCTGGCGTTAGAGGCAACGCTTGAACATCACCGGTTAACCAGTCCGGTTGAACCACAAACGTGATACCCACCCAGCCAAGCAACACCGCAAAAATAATTCTTTTGCGCAAGGATTCCCCGAGCAAGAACAGGGCTGCGAGGGCGGTGAACGTTGGGTAGGTGTACTGCAGCACCGTTGCAGCGGCGAGGGGCAATGTGTCGATGGCTTGAAAAAAGCACAGCAACGCCATGCTCCCTGCGATCCCTCTTGCGAAGAGAAGTCCGCGAGCTTTGGCGGTGCCCCACGGTTGTACCCCCGCCAACCGCAAGCCCATCCCGGTGAGCGCCAAGCTGATGATTGCCCGAACGAGCACGATTTCAGTGACAGGGATTCGGCCATTCAGTTGCTTGACGCAGACGGTCATCAAACTGAAGGCAAGCGAACTGAGAATCAGGGAGCGACTGCCTTTTGCCTGCTCACTGGCCCACCAAGGGGAGGCCGTCTGGGGGTCAGGCATCGGTTTGAGAATCGCGGGGTAGACGGTGTCCTGCGACTTCGCAGAATGGTGTGATGGTCAATGCCCGCTTACATCCCCGAACGATCGAGGCCGTGAAGGAGCGGGCCGACATCGTTGACGTGGTTGGTGAGCACGTTGTTCTGAAGAAAAAGGGACGCGAGTTCGTCGGCATCTGCCCTTTCCATGACGACAGCAAACCGTCGATGACGGTGTCTCCCGCTAAACAGTTCTACTACTGCTTCTCCTGCGGGGCAGGGGGCAACTCCATCAAGTTTTTGATGGAGTTTCAGCGTCAGAGCTTCAGCGATGTGGTGCTGGATTTGGCGCGTCGCTACCAGCTACCGATTGAGACGGTTGATGGTCCACAGCAGGAACGATTACGCCAACAGCTCTCGCGTCGCGACAAGCTCCAACGCGCTTTGGCCCTCGCTTCGGGTTGGTTTCGCACCCAGTTGCGCAGTCCAGCTGGTCATGAGGCCCTCAACTACCTCACGGAACAACGTGGACTCAGTCCGGCCGTCCAGGACGCCTTTGAATTGGGTTATGCCCCGGATCAATGGGATGGCCTGCTGAATCATTTGCAGCAAGTGGAGGGACTGGCTCCAGACTTGCTCGAAGCGGCTGGATTGGTGGTTCCCCGTAAGGGGGGAAACGGGTTTTACGACCGTTTTCGTCACCGCGTCATCGTGCCGATTCACGACCGCCAGGGGCGCGTGATCGGTTTTGGTGGTCGCAGCCTCGATGGCAGTGAGCCGAAATACCTCAACTCTCCAGAAACGGAGGTGTTTGAGAAGGGAAAACACCTCTTTGGCCTTGATAAGGCGTCCAATGCCATCCGAAAGGATGACCGCGCCGTGGTTGTCGAAGGGTATTTCGATGTCATCGCCCTTCACGCTGCCGGAATCACCAATGCGGTGGCATCTCTCGGGACGGCCCTCAGCAGTCAACAAATCACCCAGCTGTGTCGCGTTACCGACAGCAAGCGCATCGTGCTCAATTTCGATGCAGATGGTGCTGGGGTTCGTGCGGCGAATCGAGCGATCGGTGAGGTGGAGCAACTCTCGCTTCAGGGTCAACTGGAGCTGCGCGTTCTTCACTTGCCCACGGGTAAGGATCCTGATGAGTTCCTTAAAGATCACGGCGCTGGCGATTACCGGGCGCTTTTGGATCAGGCGCCGCTCTGGCTCGATTGGCAGATCGAGCAGGCTCTGGCTGATCGTGATCTGAGTCGTGCAGATCAATTTCAGCAAGCGGTCAGTTCGCTGGTGGCGTTGTTGGGGAAGCTGCCCCAGTCGGCCGTGCGCACCCATTACCTCCAGCGGGTGGCAGAGCGGCTGAGCGGAGGTCAGGGACGCCTTGCCTTGCAGCTCGAGGAAGACCTGCGTCAACAAGTGAAGGGGCAGCGTTGGCATGGCCGATCCAGCCGCCATGAGCAGCCCGGTGAGATCAGCCAGCGAGAGCGTTCCGAAGCCGATCTGCTGCGGTTGTACCTGCATTGCCCTCGCCATCGAGCTGTGATTCGTCAGGAGTTGCGTCAGCGGGAGCTGGAAGATTTCGCTATCCAGCACCATCGCCATCTATGGGCTGCCATTACCGAACTCGAGGAAACGAATCTGGGGGTGGGTCGATTGGAGGCGATTAGTCGTTGTGACGATGCCGGAGACGGTTTGGATGATCTGGATCTACCCCGTTTGTTGACCGATCAACTCTTGCTGGAAAACAGTGCTTTGGTCTCGCGTCTGACGCCCTTGCTGGAACCTGGAGAACTCCAACGGGTCTCGTTGGCGGAGCCGCTGGAGCTCCTGCGTGGCACGGCAGCGCTGTTGGAGCGTCAGAAAAGTTTGAAGCGCTGCCGCCATCTCTTGGAGGCATGGGGTGGTCAGCGGTTGCAAACGTTGGAGTCTTGTATTGCTGTTCTGATCGATCAGATCCAGCAGATCACCGACCCCCACGACAACACGGATATGGAGATGCGAATCCAAGCGTTATTCGATGATTTGAATCGTGATGCTCTGCGTTATCAAGAGCTTTATTACACGGAGCGTAAGCATATTTCTCATCTGGATGAGCAGCGTTGTGCGGGCTATTCCACGGGCGATCAGCTACCAGCCTGATCATCATCGGGTTGGTGGGATTGTTCTTTCAGGAGGCGAAAGGCTGATGAGAGCGATGCCGGCTGAGAATTTGAACAGATCGCTAGGCAGCATTGATGTTCAAACCCCATCCATTAATTGATGGAGCGCTTGTTGGAG carries:
- a CDS encoding DNA polymerase III subunit alpha; this encodes MAFVPLHNHSDYSLLDGASQLPSMVERAKELGMPAIALTDHGVMYGAIELLKLCKGTDLKPIIGNEMYVINGSIDDPQPKKEKRYHLVVLAKNAIGYRNLVKLTSISHLRGMRGRGIFSRACVDKDLLQRYSEGLIIATACLGGEIPQAILRGRPEVARDVARWYQNVFGDDFYLEIQDHGSPEDRIVNSEIVKIAEELNIQLVATNDAHYLTKQDVEAHDALLCVLTGKLISDEKRLRYTGTEYIKTEEEMGRLFTDHLDPDVVQKAITNTAKVAEKVEDYDILGKYQMPRFPIPDGHTAVTYLREVTLQGLRDRLELKADDPIAENYADRMSHELEIMEQMGFPTYFLVVWDYIRFAREQSIPVGPGRGSAAGSLVAYALGITNIDPVSNGLLFERFLNPERKSMPDIDTDFCIERRCEVIDYVTERYGDDKVAQIITFNRMTSKAVLKDVARVLDIPYGDADRLAKLIPVVRGKPAKLKAMIGDESPNPEFREKYLGDPAVKHWVDMAMRIEGTNKTFGVHAAGVVIAADPLDQLVPLQRNNDGQVITQYFMEDVESMGLLKMDFLGLKNLTMIDKTLELVEVSSGTRIDPDKLPPQDADTFALLARGDLEGIFQLESSGMRQIVRDLKPSSLEDISSILALYRPGPLDAGLIPKFINRKHGREAIDFAHEILEPILSETYGIMVYQEQIMRIAQDLAGYSLGQADLLRRAMGKKKVSEMQKHRGIFVEGAKERGVDVKVSDELFDQMVLFAEYCFNKSHSTAYGAVTYQTAYLKAHYPVAYMAALLTVNAGAADKVQRYISNCNAMGIEVMPPDLNASLIDFTPNGDRILFGLSAVRNLGDGAIRRLIESRENDGPFRSLADLCDRLPSSVLNRRGLESLIHCGAMDAMDPNANRAQLMADLDLLLDWASSRAKDRDSGQGNLFDLMAAPAEDDGPTDLSMAPKAAPVPDYPPSEKLRLEKDLVGFYLSDHPLKQLTPSSRLLAPIGLGSLEEQPDKAKVSAITMITELRQVTTRKGDRMAILQLEDLTGSCEAVVFPKSYARLADHLMAEARLLVWAGVDRRDERVQLIIDDCRAIDDLKLLLVQIPSDQANDIAVQHKLRECLTQYRPERDELGVKVPVVAEVCLGDSVRYVRLGAQFCVRDPVAAVQALNDQSFTARCSDRLVLG
- a CDS encoding PAM68 family protein; its protein translation is MAEQRSPLPFEPKGSGKAAKEPAGVKQEAIPRYVADRMARRVAIFTGLPSLAGMGVFVASYFVVTRDIAEIPPGATLVGSGFFFVLGLVGLSVGVLTASWDKEPGSLLGFENFKPNVQRMRESIRAQKQSKGNGKDQ
- the rpsO gene encoding 30S ribosomal protein S15 — encoded protein: MSLDTTEKQQLINSHQTHGTDTGSAEVQVAMLSERINRLSSHLQNNIHDFSSRQGLLKMIGRRKRLLNYMRSKSEQRYSETISKLGIRG
- the ruvA gene encoding Holliday junction branch migration protein RuvA, with the protein product MIGWLQGRHMECWTQGNRSGVLLVCAGVGYEVQLTSRHQKQLQPDSELTLWIHQVQREDGSSLFGFPCRQERDLFRLLIGVNGVGPQAGLALLHECKPHELVAAISGGDLKRLCQAQGIGKRTAERLAVDLRTPIAAFGGLDPQPSLVEGLASEQIPEAGEDVEATLISLGYDELEIRRAIRAIADGASGVPPSGTDQDGWLRSCLQWLSRESA
- a CDS encoding DMT family transporter, which produces MPDPQTASPWWASEQAKGSRSLILSSLAFSLMTVCVKQLNGRIPVTEIVLVRAIISLALTGMGLRLAGVQPWGTAKARGLLFARGIAGSMALLCFFQAIDTLPLAAATVLQYTYPTFTALAALFLLGESLRKRIIFAVLLGWVGITFVVQPDWLTGDVQALPLTPALIGILGALFTALAYVSVRRLSATEHPLVIILYFPLISVPITLPWVIGTGVWPMGVEWIWLLGVGVLTQLGQIWVTDGLRRLPAARATSINYIQVVFAASWGWLWFSESISLWQIGGSGLVLIATMISLSAKNNQPT
- the dnaG gene encoding DNA primase — protein: MVNARLHPRTIEAVKERADIVDVVGEHVVLKKKGREFVGICPFHDDSKPSMTVSPAKQFYYCFSCGAGGNSIKFLMEFQRQSFSDVVLDLARRYQLPIETVDGPQQERLRQQLSRRDKLQRALALASGWFRTQLRSPAGHEALNYLTEQRGLSPAVQDAFELGYAPDQWDGLLNHLQQVEGLAPDLLEAAGLVVPRKGGNGFYDRFRHRVIVPIHDRQGRVIGFGGRSLDGSEPKYLNSPETEVFEKGKHLFGLDKASNAIRKDDRAVVVEGYFDVIALHAAGITNAVASLGTALSSQQITQLCRVTDSKRIVLNFDADGAGVRAANRAIGEVEQLSLQGQLELRVLHLPTGKDPDEFLKDHGAGDYRALLDQAPLWLDWQIEQALADRDLSRADQFQQAVSSLVALLGKLPQSAVRTHYLQRVAERLSGGQGRLALQLEEDLRQQVKGQRWHGRSSRHEQPGEISQRERSEADLLRLYLHCPRHRAVIRQELRQRELEDFAIQHHRHLWAAITELEETNLGVGRLEAISRCDDAGDGLDDLDLPRLLTDQLLLENSALVSRLTPLLEPGELQRVSLAEPLELLRGTAALLERQKSLKRCRHLLEAWGGQRLQTLESCIAVLIDQIQQITDPHDNTDMEMRIQALFDDLNRDALRYQELYYTERKHISHLDEQRCAGYSTGDQLPA